A region from the Musa acuminata AAA Group cultivar baxijiao chromosome BXJ1-10, Cavendish_Baxijiao_AAA, whole genome shotgun sequence genome encodes:
- the LOC135594688 gene encoding transcription termination factor MTERF5, chloroplastic-like — MFLVQKRLFCLLSCNKSTVHVSSYQLCSLFSFSTAEEHSSNHGSNFTLVDPLESCELSPKEAAKRAKDRFCEKELSSSSPSIEFFMQSGWSDAQVMKLMQWEPRFLHANVETLLKPRMRSLQDVGFSDTEIVQLVSSCPTLLFLRDIQSRIDFWRSLLGSNERLIKASRRNKFLLISSVARKIEPNISLLREGGISEQCITQMLVAVPSFFCRTNKCINESIKHVEELGVSRDCKLFPHALSAVMTLSRSRFDATFATLMSFGWSQADSLAVFRRHPVIWNYSKKNLCDKMTFLMKEAGCELTYIIYRPVLLTYSLEKRLRPRYEVINFLDQNKLLDKGHSLLSVVMLSEEKFRNKFLFLLSKENFIAQYDSYVVAVRGKHYVVVEN; from the coding sequence ATGTTTTtggtgcagaagaggctctttTGCCTTCTCTCATGTAACAAGTCCACCGTCCATGTTTCCTCCTATCAACTCTGCAGTCTGTTTAGCTTTTCCACTGCCGAAGAGCACAGTTCAAATCATGGATCCAACTTTACGTTGGTCGACCCCCTTGAGTCATGTGAACTTTCCCCAAAAGAGGCTGCAAAAAGGGCCAAGGATCGCTTctgtgaaaaagaactttcaagttCAAGTCCTTCCATTGAGTTCTTTATGCAGAGTGGTTGGAGTGATGCACAAGTCATGAAGCTTATGCAGTGGGAACCCAGGTTTCTACATGCTAACGTAGAGACTCTCCTgaagcccaggatgagatctttgcaggacGTGGGATTTTCTGACACTGAAATAGTTCAGCTGGTTTCATCATGTCCGACTCTGCTCTTTCTACGTGATATCCAATCAAGGATCGACTTCTGGAGGTCACTACTTGGTTCTAATGAGAGGTTAATTAAAGCCAGCAGGAGGAACAAGTTTCTCCTTATTTCTAGCGTGGCTCGAAAGATTGAGCCCAATATATCTCTCTTGAGGGAAGGTGGCATCAGTGAGCAATGCATCACGCAGATGTTGGTGGCAGTACCGAGTTTTTTTTGTCGAACGAACAAATGTATCAACGAATCTATCAAACATGTTGAGGAGTTGGGTGTGTCACGTGACTGTAAATTGTTCCCTCATGCACTTTCAGCAGTCATGACCTTGAGCAGGTCCAGGTTTGATGCTACCTTTGCAACCTTGATGAGCTTTGGGTGGTCCCAAGCAGACAGCCTTGCTGTATTCAGGAGGCATCCAGTCATTTGGAATTACTCAAAGAAGAACTTATGTGATAAGATGACATTCCTGATGAAGGAAGCTGGTTGTGAGCTGACATATATCATTTATCGTCCTGTGCTTCTTACATAtagcttggagaagaggttgaGGCCTCGATATGAAGTTATCAATTTTCTTGATCAGAATAAATTGCTTGATAAAGGACATAGCCTGCTATCTGTCGTGATGCTATCTGAAGAGAAGTTCAGAAACAAATTCCTTTTCCTGCTAAGCAAGGAGAATTTTATTGCTCAATATGATTCCTATGTTGTTGCTGTGCGGGGAAAGCACTACGTTGTTGTGGAAAACTAG